A single Desulfomonile tiedjei DNA region contains:
- a CDS encoding YbaB/EbfC family nucleoid-associated protein: MFNFKDLMQQAQGLQAKISALQEELAEKTVTGTAGGDMVTVEASGTQEIISVKIEEQVLSSGDSELLEDLIVAAVNDALRKSRELAAQEMTKLTGGIRIPGLT; encoded by the coding sequence GTGTTTAATTTCAAGGATTTGATGCAGCAGGCACAAGGCCTGCAAGCCAAAATATCCGCCTTACAGGAAGAACTGGCGGAGAAAACCGTAACCGGCACAGCAGGCGGCGACATGGTTACGGTGGAAGCGAGCGGCACCCAAGAGATTATCTCGGTGAAAATAGAGGAACAAGTTCTGTCGTCAGGTGACTCCGAGCTGCTGGAAGACCTCATCGTGGCTGCGGTGAACGACGCCTTGAGGAAATCCAGAGAACTGGCAGCCCAAGAAATGACAAAGCTTACCGGCGGGATACGAATCCCCGGATTGACCTGA
- the recR gene encoding recombination protein RecR: MGPLDALIKVLKRLPGVGEKTATRYAFYILNAGKEEVQELIKTIKDVKDKLRLCSTCFHLTDTDPCAICSDKRRDATRVCVVETPLDLMAVEKASYFRGLYHVLHGVLSPLDAIGPQDIRLAELVERVKAQNISEVILALNPTVEGEATATYIRDRLKDAGAKISRIAYGIPIGGSLEYADPLTLTRALENRKEM, encoded by the coding sequence ATCGGTCCCCTGGATGCACTGATAAAAGTCCTGAAACGCCTCCCCGGCGTCGGTGAGAAGACCGCGACCCGCTATGCCTTTTATATTTTGAACGCAGGCAAAGAAGAAGTCCAGGAACTCATCAAAACCATAAAGGATGTGAAGGACAAGCTACGGCTCTGTTCGACCTGTTTTCACCTGACCGACACAGATCCTTGCGCAATATGTTCGGATAAACGCAGAGATGCTACTCGGGTATGCGTTGTGGAGACCCCCTTAGATCTGATGGCTGTGGAGAAGGCGAGTTATTTCAGAGGCCTCTATCATGTGCTCCACGGTGTGCTGTCACCCCTGGACGCTATCGGACCGCAAGATATTCGGCTCGCGGAACTCGTCGAACGTGTCAAAGCCCAAAACATCTCTGAAGTGATTCTAGCCCTCAATCCCACCGTAGAAGGCGAAGCCACCGCCACCTACATCCGTGACAGGCTAAAGGACGCCGGCGCGAAGATCTCGCGCATCGCGTACGGCATCCCCATCGGCGGGTCCCTCGAATACGCAGACCCCCTTACCC